The Acidobacteriota bacterium genome segment CAGAGCCGCCCCGACCTCGGCCGCCTTGGCCTCGATCGTTGCGTTGTAGTCGGCGATCCGCGCCTGGAGCGTTTGCGCCTCGAAAGCGCGCAGCACGGCGTTCGTCGGCATCGCACCAGCGGAGCAGTCCCACGTGAACGGCTCCGGCGCCCCGGGCGGGCCCTCGCATCCCTGGACGAGATCGCTCGGCGCACCCAGCAGGGTCGGGGGCACGCCGAACCCGCATCCCTGCTCGAGGTAGCAGCGGGCGGCGGGGAGGACGAAGTCGGCGGCGAGAACCTTCTCGGGCTGTCCGCTTTGCCGGTCGATCGAGTACAGGTCCTCTCCGTTCGGGCCGGTCTCCGGCATGAACTGGACGAACGGGATCGCCGTCACGTCCGGGAGGTTGGCGATAGCGAGGGACGCCCCGGTTGCGTCGATCGAATCCACCAGCAACTGGAAGTCGGCGTCGAACGCCTCCGACGGCGTGATGGGACAGAACCAGTTCGGATCGAGGCTGGCGACGCTCCCGTCGCACCCGGACAGCGCCGCGCCGAGAATGTCGTTCGCCCCGATCCAGATCGTCACGAACGTCGGTTGCAACGCGGCCACCTGCTGGACGACCGTGTCCTCGGTACCGTCGGGGATGAGATCCCCGCGGATGACGAGGTCGTAGAAGAACGGGCGGTCCGGATCCCCGGGGGGCGGCGGCGGATGCACGGTGTGCCGGACGGCCGCCCCCGGAATGCCGAGGTTGTCGTAGGGACGGGGAAGGAAAAGGTTGAGCGGGCTGCCCGGCGGATCGGCCGTACCGTCGCCGTCGTGATCCTGGTCGAGCACGACACCCGGCACCAGGCTGTGCAGCACCAGAAGGGTCGGTATCCCCGGATCGCTGATCCAGGGCTGCTCGAACGGCTGCTCGGAGCCGAACCGATCGGCGAGAAGAGCGGGGTAGCTATAGGCCTGGTGGTCGGCCACGAGGCCGCCCGAGGCGTAGCCCGCCGTGAGGCTGTCGCCCACCGCCACGTACTTCCGGAAGCTCACCTGCGCCGGAGCCGCGGAAGGCGCCAGGACTGCCAGCGCGGCGACGGCCGCGACCCAGTGTTCCCTGCGCATCATCTCCGAAACCTCCTTCGCGCGCCCTCGGAGGCGGCGCGGGACCGTCCGCTCAGAAGCCGACGGTGGCTCCCAAGAGCCAGATCGTGCTGTCGTACGTCCCGTTGAACAGGTCCTGGCTGACCGTCGTCGTCCGCTTCTTGAACGGCAGGAACATCAGCGCCACGTCGAACGTCGCCTTGCCCCGCCGGCCGTAGCCGAACGTGAACCCCGTCCGAGTGGCGTCGGGCAGCAGCGGGCTGACGCTCTTGTCCGGCTGCGGAGTCTGGTCGTAGACGAAACCGAAGCGGAGCTCGTTCGCATCGTCCAGGCGCCAGTTCACGCCAGCCCGGTAGTTCCAAACGTCTTTCCAGTCCTCCCCGCGGACCACGTCCGGCACCTGGGAGCTGGAGAAGTCGATGTCGAGACGCTCGAAGGCGCTCCAGCCGGTCCAGTTGAAGTCAGCCTCCGCTGTCAGCTCGTCGCTGAACCGATACGCCAGGCCGAGACTGAGCATCTCCGGAAAGCCGATCGTCGTCGCGATCGGCACCTCCTGCCCGAACGGAAGGCTCTGCGCCACGACGAGGTCGAACTGCTGGTTCCCGGTCGGAACCTGGGTGAAGCGGGCCTTTCCGTGATAGTCGATCGACATTCCGTCGCGGTAGCTCAGGCCGATGCTGAGTTCGTCGGTGGGCCGGTACATCAGGCCGACGTTGAAGGCGAAGTCGTTCTCCAGATCCGAGTCCAGGACGACTCGCGCGATCTCGACGGTCTGGTTCAGGAACGGGTCGACCGCCGCCGCCCTTCGCTTGAGTTCGACGTCCGAGAAACGCGCCACCAGGCTCACGCCCATGGCGAAGCGATCGCCGACACGGACGGCGACCGACGGGAAGACGTCGAACGCGCGCAGCTCCGCCCGCTCGCTGACGAACCTTCCCGGCCAGGCGTCGGGATCGTCCCACTCGGTGGCGAGACCGAACGGCGTGTTCACTCCGATGCCGAACGACCAGGCGTCGCCCAGCGGCTGCACGTAGTAAAAGTGCGGCGGGAACAGGATGGCGTCGGTCTGCCGGCCCGCCGCGGACGGCCCTGGGAACGGCGCCAACCCGCGGAACTTCGAGTCGGCGATCCAGATCGCGGTGCCGCCGAGCTGGAAGGAGCGCTCGCGCTGGAAGGCGATCCCGGCCACGTTGTGGAACAGCGCGGAGCCGTCGTCGGCCTGGGCCGTGAAGGCCCCCGCCATGCCCATCGCCTTGCTCCCCTGCTCGAAGATGCCGAAACCGGCCGACAAGGCCGGAGCCAGCGAGGCCGCCGCCGCGACGACCGCCGCGAGGAGCACCTGGCTTCTCCTGCGTTCGAACATCCGTCTCTCTCCTGCCGCGGGGACGCCCCCCGGATGTGGGGCCCCGGTTCTCGGACCGCCCGGAAGCCGCTCGAACCTAAGACAGGCGCCCCGCTGCTGTCAACGGCGGGGTGCGACGCGGAACGCTAGAATCCGCCCGGCCGTAGCCGGAGCCCCGCCCGCCGATGCCCGACGAACGCGTTCTGCTCGAGGAGCTCGCCGCGAGTTACGGCCTCCTCCCGCGCCACACCGACGGACTGGGACGCCCGCACGACGTCGGGTCGGAGACCCTGCTCGCGCTGCTGGTGGCGCTCGGAGCGCCGGTGCGCCGGATGGAGGACGTGCCGGCGGCCCTCGCGGAGCGCCGCAGCGCGGCGGCCGGCCGCCTCGTGGACCCCGTCGTCTCGTGGTTCCAAGGCGAGCCGCCCGCGTTCGAGGTTCGGCTCGCGCCCGGGGAGGCGGAAGGCCCCCTGCACGTCACGATCGAGCTGGAGGACGGGCGGCAGGTCGGTTCCCCGATCGGGACCCCGCCATCCGGGGGCCCGGGCCCGCGGACCGCGCGGGTCCCGTTCCCGCCGATCCCCCCGGGCCTGCATCGTCTCCGTTGCCGGACCGCGCGCCGCCGGGCGGAGGCACGGCTGATCGCCGCGCCGCGGCGCGCGCATCCCGCCTCCGGCCCGACGTGGGGCCTCGCCGTGGCGCTGCCCTCGCTGCGGTCCGCGCGCAACCTCGGCCGCGGCGATCTGGCCGACCTCCGGCGGCTCGCCGCGTGGGCCGCCGGCCGCGGCGCCGGGTACGTCGGCGTCCTCCCGCTCCTCGCCGCGATGGATGACGAGGCCAGCCCCTACCGCCCGGCGAGCCGCCTCGCCTGGGACGAGGCCTTCCTTCCGGTCGACCGCCTGCCGGAGCTCGCGCTGGCCCCTTCGGCCCGAGCGCTCCTCGCGTCCCCTGGCTTCGCGGCCCTCCGGGAACGGCAGCGCCGTGGGGCACTCGTCGATCATGCCGGCGTCCGGTCCCTCGTGCGCTCGGTCCTCGCCCCGATCGCGGAAGCGGTCTGGACGGCGGGCGGCGGGGCCCGGGAGGAGATCGAGCGTTTCCGGCGGCTTCGGCCGTTCGCCGAGGCCTACGCCCGGCACCGGGCCGGGGAAGGCGGCGACCCCCGGCTGGATCTGTACGCCCAGTTCGCGATGGAGCGGGAACTGTCGGGGTTCGCGCCGCGGGGCGCGGGCGGCGCGGCCCTGCTGCTGGACCTGCCGCTCGGCATCCATCCGCGGGGGTTCGATGCGGCGTTCCGGCCGGACCTGTTCGTGCGGGGCGTCCGGCTCGGTGCCCCGCCCGACGCGTTCCACGTCGAAGGGCAGTCCTGGGATCTCCCCCCGTGGCATCCGGAGCGCTCGGCGGACGAAGGGCACGAGCACTTCGCCCTCTGCCTCGAGCACCAGATGCGCTTCGCCGGCGCGCTGCGGATCGACCACGTGATGGGGCTCTTCCGCCAGTACTGGATTCCCGCCGGCTTCCCGGCCGACGAGGGCGCCTACCTGCGCTTTCCCGGGCGCGACCTGACCGCCCTGGCGACGCTGCTGTCCCACCGGCACCGCTGCGCCCTCGTCGGCGAGGATCTCGGCACCGTCCCCCCCGAGGTGCGCCGCACCATGGAGCTTCGAGGCTGGGCCCGGACCTACGCCTTCGTGCTCGAGACACGGCCGCCCTCGCCGCTGCCGGATCCGCCGCCGGGAAGCTGCGCCGGGCTGAGCACGCACGACACCGCCACCTTCGCCGGATTCTGGAGCGGGGCCGACATCGCACGCCGCCTCGCGGGCGATCCGCGGCGGGCGCGCCTCGAAATCGAGGCCCGGAGGCGGCACTGCGCCCGCCTGGCGCGGATCCTCGGCGCACCCGCCGAGAAGGAGGCGGTCCTCGATCGGCTTCTCGACTGGCTCTCCGCCGGTCCTGCGGCTATCGTGCTCGCCTCCCTGGACGACCTGTGCCTGGACCCGGAACCGTTGAACGTGCCCGGAACCGCCCTGGAACGTCCCAACTGGCGCAAGCGGACGGCGCTGACGCTCGAGGAGATCGAGCGCGACCCCGTCATTTCCGCTCGCGTGGGGCGGCTGCGGCGCCCTTGACACGCTTCGCGCGCTCCGGAGAGTCTCGGGGGGAGAGGAGGACGACACCGCGCACGGCGCCCGCCGCGGCTGCGCGCACCCGGCCCGCCGGAGCGCGACCACGAAGGAGGGGAACCGCCCGATGAAGACGACGAGCGAGAATGCCGGGGCCCCGCGGCTCGAGAGCTTCGTCTACGACGACGGAATCGTGCGGCAGTTCCTGCTGGCGACGGTGGTCTGGGGCATCGTCGGTATGGGGGCGGGGCTGTTCGCCGCACTGGAGCTGGTGCTGCCGCAGCTCAACATGGAGCTGCCGTGGCTCACGTTCGGCCGGCTGCGCCCACTTCACACCAATGCAGCGATCTTCGCCTTCGCCGGCAACGCGATCTTCACCGCGGTGTACTACTCGTCACAGCGTCTCCTGAAGGCGAGGATGTTCAGCGACGTGCTCAGCCGCCTGCACTTCTGGGGCTGGCAGCTCATCATCGTCCTCGCGGCGATCACCCTTCCCTCCGGCTACACCCAGGGCAAGGAGTACGCCGAGCTGGAATGGCCGATCGACATCCTCATCGCCCTGGTCTGGATCGTGTTCGCAGTCAACTTCTTCGGAACGATCGCGCGTCGGAGGGAACGTCACCTCTACGTCGCCTTGTGGTTCTACATCGCGACGATCGTCGCCATTACCGTTCTCCACGTTTTCAACAACCTGGTCGTTCCCGCCGGGTGGCTGAAGAGCTACCCGATCTACGCCGGGGTCCAGGACGCGATGATGCAGTGGTGGTACGGCCACAACGCCGTCGCGTTCTTCCTCACCACGCCCTTCCTCGGGCTGATGTACTACTTCCTGCCGAAGGCCGCCGACCGGCCGGTGTTCAGCTACAAGCTGTCGATCCTCCACTTCTGGGCGCTGGTCTTCATCTATATCTGGGCGGGCCCCCATCACCTCCACTACACCGCCGTCCCCGCCTGGGCCTCCACCCTCGGCATGCTGTTTTCGATCATGCTCTGGATGCCGTCCTGGGGAGGGATGCTCAACGGACTCCTGACCCTCCGCGGCGCCTGGCAGAAGGTCGCCGAGGATCCGATCCTGAAGTTCTTCGTCGTGGGCGTGACGTTCTACGGGATGAGCACCTTCGAGGGGCCAGTGCTGTCCATCAAGAGCGTGAACGCCCTGTCCCACTACACCGACTGGACGATCGCCCACGTGCACTCGGGAACGCTCGGCTGGGTCGGATTCATGACCTTCGGAATGCTCTACTGGCTCATGCCGCGCGTGTTCCAGACCGAGCTTTGGAGCAAGCGCCTGGCCACCACGCACTTCTGGATCGGCACGATCGGCATCCTGATGTACGTGGTTCCGATGTACTTCGCCGGGCTCACCCAGGGCCTCATGTGGCGCGCCTTCGACTCCAATGGCCTGCTGCGGTACGGCGATTTCATGGAGACGGTGACGCGGCTCATGCCTTACTACTGGATGCGGGCCGCCGGTGGTGCCATCTACCTCACGGGGGCGTTCCTGCTGGTGGTGAATCTCGTGGCGACCTGGGCGCGGCGTCCGTCCCGGTACGCGGAGCCGGTGCAGCAGGCCGCAGCGCTGAGCCCGGTGTACACCGAAGAGCCGATCCCCCCGTCACGGCTGACGAACGTCGCCGAGATCGCCAAGAAGCTCGACGTCTTCGCCCAGGCCCGCTGGCACCGCCGGTGGGAGCGGTTGCCGCTGAGATTCACGGTCTGGGTGACGGTCGCCGTGGTCAGCGCATCGTTGTTCGAGATCGTGCCGACGTTCGTGATCAAGTCCAACGTGAAGACCATCGCGTCGGTGCAGCCCTATACGCCGCTCGAGCTGGCCGGGCGCGACATCTACATCCGGGAGGGCTGCTACAACTGTCACTCCCAGATGATCCGGCCGATGCGGCACGAAACGGAGCGCTACGGCGAGTACTCGAAGGCGGGGGAGTTCGTCTATGACCGTCCGTTCCAGTGGGGTTCGCGGCGCATCGGCCCGGACCTGCACCGGATCGGGCAGTCGAACGCGAGCGTCTCGTGGCACGTCCGGCATCTCAACAGGCCGACCGACACGAGTCCCGGGTCGATCATGCCCTCGTTCCCGTGGCTCCTGGAGAACGAGTTCGACTTCTCCAGCATCGAGGCCAAGGTGAGGGCCTGGCGCCGTCTCGGCGTTCCCTACGATGTCGGGACCGCCGTGGAGCAGGCACGGGCGCAGGCCAGGCAGGTGTTCGAGAAGCTGGTCGACGAGGACCCGACCTACGCGGGGAGCGGTCTCGAGTCGAAGGAGGTCATTCCGCTGGTGGCCTACCTGCTCCGCCTCGGAACCGATATCTCCAAGCCGCCGCCGGACACCGGCCGGCGTATCGCGAGCGGGCAGGCGGACACCCCGGACGCCTCGGAGTGAGACATGCCGTTCGCGCAGGCAGGTTCGCCTTTCCACGGTTTCAACGTGACGCTCGACGTCGCGCTGTTGCTGTTCTTCTTCGCTTTCTTCCTCGCGGTCGTGATCAGGGTGGTGACCCGCGGCCGCGGGGCGTACGAC includes the following:
- the ccoN gene encoding cytochrome-c oxidase, cbb3-type subunit I, whose protein sequence is MKTTSENAGAPRLESFVYDDGIVRQFLLATVVWGIVGMGAGLFAALELVLPQLNMELPWLTFGRLRPLHTNAAIFAFAGNAIFTAVYYSSQRLLKARMFSDVLSRLHFWGWQLIIVLAAITLPSGYTQGKEYAELEWPIDILIALVWIVFAVNFFGTIARRRERHLYVALWFYIATIVAITVLHVFNNLVVPAGWLKSYPIYAGVQDAMMQWWYGHNAVAFFLTTPFLGLMYYFLPKAADRPVFSYKLSILHFWALVFIYIWAGPHHLHYTAVPAWASTLGMLFSIMLWMPSWGGMLNGLLTLRGAWQKVAEDPILKFFVVGVTFYGMSTFEGPVLSIKSVNALSHYTDWTIAHVHSGTLGWVGFMTFGMLYWLMPRVFQTELWSKRLATTHFWIGTIGILMYVVPMYFAGLTQGLMWRAFDSNGLLRYGDFMETVTRLMPYYWMRAAGGAIYLTGAFLLVVNLVATWARRPSRYAEPVQQAAALSPVYTEEPIPPSRLTNVAEIAKKLDVFAQARWHRRWERLPLRFTVWVTVAVVSASLFEIVPTFVIKSNVKTIASVQPYTPLELAGRDIYIREGCYNCHSQMIRPMRHETERYGEYSKAGEFVYDRPFQWGSRRIGPDLHRIGQSNASVSWHVRHLNRPTDTSPGSIMPSFPWLLENEFDFSSIEAKVRAWRRLGVPYDVGTAVEQARAQARQVFEKLVDEDPTYAGSGLESKEVIPLVAYLLRLGTDISKPPPDTGRRIASGQADTPDASE
- a CDS encoding CcoQ/FixQ family Cbb3-type cytochrome c oxidase assembly chaperone; translated protein: MPFAQAGSPFHGFNVTLDVALLLFFFAFFLAVVIRVVTRGRGAYDEVSRLPLAEDDAQPGARRVEGPTDEF